Proteins found in one Fulvitalea axinellae genomic segment:
- a CDS encoding hybrid sensor histidine kinase/response regulator transcription factor, translated as MRILGGFIALIVATVGAYANSLVSDQERIRSLTIEEGLPDNYVTSVFQDSRGFMWVGTEAGFGRFDGYNLARYSKANIPNQFVTALGEDQSGNIFVGTVKGLGVLNPVRQSGQGFFKNKNVIGIGRWNKGMYVAFDDEVRMVSYSKDTLQTTLVISAYRKNVLIEKVGKDQSGRFWILYNDGLFELFDKKGKRSFSFNVTEHIEEKAPLTAASLYGKSLWFGTENGTLQKFSLDARKRRYQVEFVEAEHVVDKPLTVLKMTDSLGVWVGTQGAGLLKQEADSLWAQVDFPEHGTFKSSELRISDIRLSDSGEAWVATMGRGVLLVSKVRRYYRHLDVNGIGGLRNSSVNSILHDHKGNVWAGHRNGAGLAWIEGGVPPEDQEMGAVKYFETRNKTLLSGRVGSVVLDRAGDVWVATWDGVSRFYYPEGSKEPVLRRHYKNTKKQKLLPDNRCHSLFFDRRTGDLWLGTYKGPGRYSAETDSFVFGEALGRESESVLGKDIFQIKKDASDNMWFSTRWNGLYLYDKKQDSTYYFARSNTSERGLEANVVRHLIEDRNGAIWAGTGNGLYKFNAKKRTFKRIDKREWGMDNQVNAIAEDWNGILWLGTRDGVTALDKAGKNVRVINFEEGQNVNYIPNTAVSNFGGGQLLFGTKRGMIALDPELFQTKGKDLPVYIVNFKVLNKALRPVAGKKGESRISKPIEFCKEVRLPNRDNVFNIEFAALSYANPERVRYAYILEGADKSWRYTVGKNREVAYTHLPAGEYMFRVKATDQSGHWGAKEARLKVVILPPLWQTWWAYLLYAFFALLIAMAWKNMLIRDVEKKTERERKDKERAQERKLSEMKLRFFTDLSHELRTPLTLIVGPMKQVLKGNIGEDSRPMLSMVNKNAEVLLKLINQMLEFRSMAEKSKRLRVSESDAVGFLRNIYGAFTGMATQKNITFEFFAPKKMNVCFDKEKVERIVYNLLSNALKYTPEGGKVSLSLTQEKDEMRIIVSDTGIGIPAEKLENIYGRFFRAVDSDGEAEQTGSGIGLALTYDLVSLHLGTIDAESEVGKGTSFTVQLPTNAGSYPKESLVEPTESQPDSEPVVTVEEQEDSEHFQEKKQEKPLVLVAEDNQQLRGYITKSLKGEFRVLEAENGKIALDIAREKSPELILSDVMMPEMDGNELCAEIKSDADTSHIPVVLLTAYDTRSDRLKGFDSGADDYVAKPFDEDVLVVKLRNLVETRRNFRKRFLKDLDWQPEEEQKNLSFDDRFLGNAIGVVTKNLSDTDFSVEKMAGELGVSRSHLHVKLKALTGESASRFIRVIRLKEAARQLAQGVDNVSQIAYRTGFNSPAYFTKCFREHFGVTPKEYMQDPASVQPQEAE; from the coding sequence ATGAGAATATTAGGAGGATTTATTGCGCTGATAGTCGCTACGGTAGGAGCGTATGCGAATAGTTTGGTGAGCGATCAGGAGCGGATCCGAAGCCTTACGATTGAGGAGGGGTTGCCCGACAACTATGTGACCAGCGTTTTTCAGGACAGCAGGGGCTTTATGTGGGTAGGGACGGAAGCCGGTTTTGGCCGGTTTGACGGATATAATCTGGCCCGTTATTCGAAAGCGAACATTCCGAACCAATTTGTAACAGCGCTGGGCGAGGACCAATCGGGGAATATTTTTGTCGGAACGGTAAAAGGCCTTGGCGTACTGAATCCGGTCCGGCAATCGGGACAGGGTTTTTTCAAGAATAAGAATGTTATAGGGATCGGCAGATGGAATAAGGGAATGTACGTGGCCTTTGATGACGAGGTTCGTATGGTCTCTTATAGTAAAGACACTCTCCAAACCACCTTGGTAATAAGCGCTTACCGCAAAAACGTGCTGATTGAAAAAGTAGGGAAAGACCAAAGCGGGAGATTCTGGATATTGTACAATGACGGCTTGTTCGAATTGTTCGATAAAAAAGGCAAGCGTTCATTTTCGTTTAACGTAACGGAACATATAGAGGAAAAAGCTCCGCTGACAGCGGCCAGCCTTTACGGCAAAAGCTTATGGTTCGGTACAGAGAACGGCACTTTGCAAAAGTTCTCGCTCGATGCCCGAAAGCGCAGATATCAGGTTGAGTTTGTCGAAGCGGAACATGTTGTGGACAAGCCGTTGACGGTTTTGAAAATGACGGACAGCTTGGGCGTTTGGGTCGGAACCCAAGGTGCCGGGTTATTAAAGCAGGAGGCCGACAGCCTTTGGGCTCAGGTAGATTTCCCCGAACACGGAACGTTCAAAAGTTCGGAACTGAGAATATCCGATATCCGCCTGAGTGATTCTGGCGAAGCTTGGGTGGCCACTATGGGCCGTGGCGTATTGCTGGTTTCGAAAGTGAGAAGATATTATCGCCACTTGGATGTAAACGGAATCGGAGGTTTGAGAAACTCTTCCGTGAACTCCATTTTGCATGATCATAAAGGAAACGTGTGGGCTGGGCATAGGAACGGCGCCGGTTTGGCTTGGATCGAAGGCGGGGTTCCGCCCGAAGACCAGGAAATGGGCGCTGTCAAATATTTCGAGACCCGGAACAAGACTTTATTATCCGGTCGGGTAGGAAGTGTGGTGCTGGATAGGGCCGGCGACGTTTGGGTTGCCACTTGGGACGGTGTCTCCCGATTCTATTATCCAGAAGGAAGCAAAGAACCTGTACTGAGAAGGCATTACAAGAACACTAAAAAGCAAAAGTTATTGCCCGATAACCGTTGCCATTCGCTGTTTTTCGATAGAAGAACGGGCGATTTGTGGCTCGGGACTTACAAAGGTCCGGGAAGATATAGCGCCGAAACCGACAGCTTTGTTTTCGGCGAAGCCTTGGGCCGTGAATCCGAAAGCGTTCTAGGGAAAGATATTTTTCAGATCAAAAAAGACGCCTCCGACAATATGTGGTTCTCCACCCGTTGGAACGGCCTTTACCTTTATGATAAAAAGCAGGACTCCACGTATTATTTCGCAAGGTCAAATACTTCGGAAAGAGGCCTTGAGGCCAATGTCGTAAGGCATCTTATAGAAGACCGGAACGGAGCCATCTGGGCCGGTACCGGAAATGGCTTGTATAAATTCAACGCCAAAAAGCGTACGTTTAAGAGAATCGACAAGCGCGAGTGGGGGATGGATAACCAAGTAAACGCCATCGCCGAAGACTGGAACGGAATTTTGTGGTTGGGTACGCGCGACGGCGTGACGGCACTGGACAAGGCTGGAAAAAACGTTCGTGTCATTAATTTTGAGGAAGGGCAAAACGTAAACTATATCCCGAATACTGCGGTCAGTAATTTTGGCGGAGGCCAATTGCTGTTCGGAACGAAAAGGGGAATGATCGCTTTGGATCCCGAACTTTTTCAGACCAAGGGCAAAGACTTGCCTGTTTATATCGTGAATTTCAAGGTGTTGAATAAAGCCCTGAGACCGGTAGCCGGAAAAAAAGGCGAGAGCCGAATCAGCAAACCGATCGAGTTTTGCAAAGAAGTGCGACTTCCAAACAGGGATAATGTTTTCAATATCGAATTCGCCGCATTGTCATACGCCAATCCGGAGAGAGTTCGATATGCGTATATCCTAGAGGGCGCCGACAAAAGCTGGCGCTATACTGTAGGGAAAAACAGGGAAGTGGCTTATACGCACCTGCCTGCCGGCGAATATATGTTCAGGGTAAAAGCCACCGACCAAAGTGGGCACTGGGGAGCGAAAGAGGCGAGACTGAAGGTCGTGATTCTTCCGCCTTTGTGGCAGACTTGGTGGGCGTATTTGCTTTACGCGTTCTTCGCTTTGCTGATTGCGATGGCTTGGAAGAATATGCTGATCCGTGATGTAGAGAAGAAAACCGAACGCGAGCGTAAGGACAAGGAAAGGGCTCAGGAGCGTAAGCTCAGCGAAATGAAGCTCCGTTTCTTCACAGACCTTTCGCATGAGCTGAGAACACCTTTGACTTTGATCGTCGGGCCGATGAAGCAGGTGCTCAAAGGTAATATTGGCGAAGATAGCCGTCCGATGTTGTCGATGGTGAACAAAAATGCCGAAGTTCTGCTCAAGCTGATCAACCAGATGCTCGAATTCCGCTCGATGGCCGAAAAGAGTAAACGGCTCAGGGTTTCCGAATCCGATGCCGTTGGATTCTTGAGAAATATCTACGGAGCCTTTACCGGTATGGCCACCCAAAAGAATATCACTTTTGAATTCTTTGCGCCCAAGAAGATGAACGTTTGCTTCGATAAGGAAAAAGTCGAGCGGATTGTCTACAACCTATTGTCCAACGCCTTGAAGTATACGCCCGAAGGCGGTAAGGTATCGCTGTCGTTGACACAGGAGAAGGACGAGATGCGAATCATCGTTAGCGATACGGGTATAGGTATCCCGGCCGAAAAGCTGGAGAATATTTACGGCAGGTTCTTCAGGGCGGTTGACAGTGACGGAGAAGCGGAACAAACCGGTAGCGGAATCGGATTGGCCTTGACTTACGATCTTGTAAGTCTTCATTTGGGAACAATCGACGCTGAGAGCGAAGTCGGTAAAGGAACGTCCTTTACGGTTCAATTGCCTACGAATGCGGGAAGCTATCCGAAAGAGTCTTTAGTGGAGCCAACCGAAAGCCAGCCGGATTCGGAGCCTGTGGTTACTGTGGAAGAGCAAGAGGATTCGGAACACTTTCAGGAAAAGAAACAGGAGAAACCGCTGGTGTTGGTTGCCGAAGACAATCAGCAACTCAGGGGATATATTACCAAATCGTTGAAAGGCGAGTTCCGCGTGCTGGAGGCCGAAAACGGCAAGATAGCGCTGGATATAGCCAGAGAAAAGAGTCCGGAGCTGATTCTTTCAGACGTGATGATGCCGGAAATGGACGGAAACGAACTGTGCGCCGAGATAAAATCGGATGCGGACACCTCACATATTCCGGTGGTGTTGCTGACCGCTTACGATACCCGCAGCGATCGTCTCAAAGGCTTTGACAGCGGAGCGGACGATTATGTGGCCAAACCTTTCGACGAGGACGTATTGGTTGTGAAATTGAGAAACTTGGTTGAGACGCGAAGGAATTTCCGTAAGCGTTTCCTCAAAGACTTGGATTGGCAACCGGAGGAAGAGCAGAAGAACTTGTCGTTTGACGATAGATTCTTGGGCAACGCGATCGGTGTGGTGACGAAGAATCTTTCCGATACGGATTTCAGCGTGGAGAAAATGGCGGGAGAACTTGGCGTTAGCCGAAGCCATCTGCACGTTAAACTGAAAGCTTTGACCGGAGAGTCCGCAAGTAGGTTTATCAGGGTTATCAGACTCAAAGAAGCGGCGCGTCAGTTGGCCCAAGGTGTTGATAACGTAAGCCAAATAGCTTACAGGACAGGGTTTAATTCTCCGGCGTATTTCACGAAGTGTTTCAGGGAGCATTTCGGAGTGACTCCAAAAGAATATATGCAGGACCCCGCAAGTGTACAGCCGCAAGAGGCGGAGTAA
- a CDS encoding 4Fe-4S dicluster domain-containing protein, which translates to MKGANNTYFGNVAETVRTLWRGLELTWKHFWDARHRHGNEGVDQPEYFEQDKGRVTLNYPREVLPVPEVGRYKLDCEIDDCIVCDKCAKICPVDCIEIEAVRSSEIIRTASDGSPVRLHAAKFNIDMAKCMFCGLCTTVCPTECLTMTPEYDYSAFDFDEHNFAFATMTPIEIIKAKEKWEADKASKEKAKKAIGSATAKPKMPVRKPVEETGGEAKPKPTFKPRVKASVAKPVTKPTENKQESEAEAKPKPVFRPRVAKPVVKKTTATEDSSEEKKATKLVIRPKVAKPVIRKKEEESAETESTKSATAKKPVIKPRIPSKPVIRKKTTDAETADTEEAKLSTSKRPVMKPKIPSRPVIPKKTGEGETTKAEPAGSEEAKPSTFKKPVMKPKIPSRPVIPKKPIEGETAKTNASESEEAKPSTSKKPVIKPKIPARPVIPKKPTEGKADQSEKSEAGDKPTKAKKPVMRPKIPIRKPKDDSGE; encoded by the coding sequence TTGAAAGGAGCGAATAACACATATTTCGGGAATGTGGCGGAAACTGTCCGCACGCTTTGGCGTGGTTTGGAGCTGACCTGGAAACACTTTTGGGACGCTAGGCATCGCCATGGAAACGAGGGAGTGGACCAACCGGAATATTTTGAGCAGGACAAGGGTAGGGTTACCCTGAATTATCCGCGTGAGGTGTTGCCGGTGCCGGAAGTTGGGCGCTATAAGCTTGACTGTGAAATAGACGATTGTATCGTATGTGACAAATGCGCCAAGATATGTCCCGTTGACTGTATCGAGATAGAGGCCGTGCGCTCATCCGAGATTATCAGGACGGCATCCGATGGTTCGCCTGTGCGTCTGCATGCTGCCAAGTTCAATATCGATATGGCCAAGTGCATGTTCTGCGGGCTGTGTACTACGGTTTGTCCGACGGAGTGCCTCACGATGACTCCAGAATACGATTACTCCGCTTTCGATTTTGACGAACATAATTTTGCGTTTGCGACAATGACTCCTATTGAGATCATCAAAGCGAAAGAGAAATGGGAGGCGGACAAAGCGTCGAAAGAAAAAGCGAAAAAGGCGATTGGTTCGGCTACAGCGAAACCGAAAATGCCGGTTAGAAAACCAGTGGAAGAAACTGGAGGGGAAGCAAAACCTAAACCTACTTTCAAACCGAGAGTGAAGGCTTCGGTAGCGAAGCCCGTGACGAAACCGACGGAGAATAAACAGGAGAGTGAAGCTGAGGCCAAACCGAAACCGGTATTCCGTCCAAGAGTAGCGAAACCAGTTGTGAAGAAAACAACGGCTACTGAGGATTCGTCGGAAGAGAAAAAAGCGACGAAACTGGTAATAAGGCCTAAAGTAGCGAAGCCGGTTATTCGGAAAAAAGAGGAAGAAAGCGCTGAGACGGAATCAACCAAGTCTGCAACGGCCAAGAAGCCTGTAATAAAACCGAGGATACCTTCCAAGCCAGTTATTCGGAAGAAAACGACAGACGCTGAAACGGCTGATACCGAAGAGGCCAAGTTGTCAACGTCCAAGAGGCCGGTGATGAAGCCGAAGATTCCATCAAGACCTGTAATTCCAAAGAAGACAGGCGAAGGGGAAACGACCAAAGCGGAACCGGCGGGATCTGAAGAAGCGAAACCGTCAACGTTCAAGAAGCCGGTTATGAAACCGAAAATTCCTTCGAGGCCAGTTATCCCAAAGAAACCGATAGAAGGTGAAACGGCGAAAACAAATGCGTCCGAATCAGAGGAAGCGAAACCGTCAACGTCCAAAAAGCCGGTGATAAAACCGAAGATCCCTGCAAGGCCTGTAATTCCTAAAAAACCGACGGAAGGAAAAGCTGATCAATCCGAGAAGTCGGAAGCGGGAGATAAGCCCACAAAGGCTAAAAAGCCTGTAATGAGACCAAAAATACCGATACGAAAACCTAAAGACGACAGCGGGGAATGA
- a CDS encoding complex I subunit 1 family protein, with protein sequence MTTFIFYLPFILLFALAGVYIERKVSAFMQDRVGPLETGYWGLLQTLADILKLIQKEDIQAKSTDKILFSLAPIIVMSAVIAGFSVFPITPGWAGSATETGVFFMLAIVSLDVVGILMAGWGSNSKFSLFGALRSVAQIISYEIPLTLSVLAVLVISQTLDMQEISFQQGPFLKHISTDLDTNYLFGIKALGVDVTDIGGILTWNIFRSPVLLVAFLIFYISGLAECNRAPFDLPESESELIAGFHTEYSGVRFAILMLSEYAMMLLISVAATVLFLGSWNSPLPNIGSVRLWDWTMGEPGTIVSHVWGIFWITSKAIFIVFTQMWVRWTYPRLRIDQLMSLGWKYLTPLSLIVLFIATVWRLLMI encoded by the coding sequence ATGACTACGTTTATATTCTATTTGCCCTTTATTCTGCTTTTTGCCTTGGCCGGGGTTTATATCGAAAGGAAAGTCTCCGCCTTTATGCAAGACAGGGTAGGCCCCTTGGAAACGGGATATTGGGGATTGTTACAAACCTTGGCCGATATTCTTAAGCTGATCCAGAAAGAGGATATCCAAGCCAAATCCACCGATAAGATTTTGTTCTCCTTGGCGCCAATCATAGTGATGAGTGCCGTTATCGCCGGATTTTCCGTTTTTCCTATTACACCCGGTTGGGCGGGGTCGGCTACGGAGACGGGAGTTTTCTTTATGCTGGCGATTGTTTCTTTGGATGTGGTCGGTATTCTCATGGCCGGTTGGGGGAGTAACAGTAAGTTTTCCTTGTTCGGAGCTTTACGTTCTGTTGCCCAGATTATCAGTTATGAAATTCCGCTTACGTTAAGCGTTTTGGCGGTTTTGGTTATAAGCCAGACATTGGATATGCAGGAAATTTCCTTTCAGCAAGGCCCTTTTCTCAAGCATATCTCCACTGACCTAGATACGAATTACCTTTTCGGGATAAAAGCCCTTGGGGTGGATGTAACCGATATTGGAGGGATTTTGACTTGGAATATATTTCGGTCGCCTGTGTTGCTGGTGGCTTTTCTTATTTTCTATATATCTGGCTTGGCCGAATGTAACCGAGCGCCGTTCGATTTGCCGGAATCGGAATCCGAGCTTATCGCCGGATTCCATACCGAATACAGCGGTGTCCGTTTCGCCATCCTGATGCTGTCGGAATACGCCATGATGTTGCTTATTTCGGTTGCTGCTACGGTGTTGTTCTTGGGAAGCTGGAATAGCCCTTTGCCCAATATCGGCTCGGTTCGTCTTTGGGACTGGACAATGGGCGAGCCCGGAACTATTGTCAGCCACGTTTGGGGAATCTTCTGGATTACATCCAAAGCGATCTTTATAGTCTTTACCCAGATGTGGGTACGCTGGACATATCCGCGTTTGAGAATCGACCAGCTGATGAGTCTCGGGTGGAAATATTTGACGCCTTTGTCGCTGATAGTTTTGTTTATCGCTACCGTTTGGCGTTTGTTAATGATTTAA
- the nuoK gene encoding NADH-quinone oxidoreductase subunit NuoK, which produces MIPLEHILLLSAVLFCIGLTIIISKKNAIMVLMGVELLLNAANINLIAFSGGDKGLNGQMFSLFVIVVAAAEVAVALAIVMQAYKYFRHSDVTDMDHLN; this is translated from the coding sequence ATGATACCATTGGAACACATACTCTTGCTAAGCGCTGTCCTGTTTTGTATTGGGCTGACGATTATTATTTCGAAGAAAAACGCCATCATGGTGTTGATGGGAGTGGAGCTTTTGCTGAACGCCGCCAATATCAACCTAATCGCTTTCAGCGGGGGAGACAAAGGCTTGAACGGGCAGATGTTCTCCCTGTTCGTTATCGTAGTGGCCGCCGCGGAGGTAGCCGTGGCGCTGGCAATCGTAATGCAGGCGTATAAATACTTTAGGCATTCGGACGTGACCGATATGGATCACCTCAACTGA
- the gldC gene encoding gliding motility protein GldC, producing the protein MNRKEIKINVDLDNNNIPEKLSWEADDSTSAGPKPIKAVSVNLWDGENGGQTLRIDLWDKELNTHEMKRFFIDSLGGWSQTLLNSTGDEFMANEINKLCDKLSEHHMKELKKDQGK; encoded by the coding sequence ATGAACCGCAAAGAAATCAAGATCAACGTAGACCTTGACAACAACAATATTCCGGAAAAACTTTCTTGGGAAGCCGACGATTCCACCTCTGCCGGCCCCAAGCCTATCAAGGCCGTTTCCGTAAACCTTTGGGACGGTGAAAACGGCGGGCAGACTCTTCGTATCGACCTTTGGGACAAAGAGCTCAACACTCACGAAATGAAGCGTTTCTTTATCGATTCGCTTGGCGGTTGGTCACAAACGTTACTGAACTCCACTGGCGACGAGTTTATGGCCAACGAGATCAACAAACTCTGCGATAAGCTTTCGGAACACCATATGAAGGAGTTGAAAAAAGACCAAGGCAAATAA
- a CDS encoding NADH-quinone oxidoreductase subunit J, whose translation MSAELTIKVLFYVFAGIAILSAGAIVFMKDVLRAAFLLVLTFLSIAGVYVLLRADFIAVAQIMIYVGGILILMVFGVMLTNRVGGDRILSGTKYRKTSLAIGVAVFYILAKVIYISKFSLGSGLANDAEPMKDGSLVVIGKSIMTDYVLPFELAGVLLLVALIGASFLAAKSAENNNA comes from the coding sequence ATGAGTGCGGAATTGACGATAAAGGTATTATTCTATGTATTCGCCGGAATAGCGATACTGTCGGCCGGGGCGATCGTCTTTATGAAAGACGTATTGCGCGCGGCCTTTCTGCTGGTGCTGACATTTTTGTCCATCGCAGGCGTTTACGTGCTGTTGCGCGCCGATTTTATCGCCGTGGCCCAAATCATGATTTACGTCGGCGGTATTCTGATTTTGATGGTTTTCGGCGTAATGCTGACCAATAGGGTGGGAGGCGACCGTATCTTGAGCGGTACCAAGTACCGGAAAACTAGCTTGGCTATAGGCGTCGCCGTATTTTATATTCTGGCCAAAGTCATTTACATCTCAAAATTCAGCTTGGGAAGCGGGCTGGCCAACGACGCCGAACCGATGAAAGACGGAAGCCTTGTCGTAATCGGCAAATCCATAATGACCGATTATGTTTTGCCCTTCGAATTGGCGGGCGTATTACTGTTAGTGGCCTTGATCGGCGCCAGTTTTCTGGCGGCAAAGAGCGCCGAAAACAATAACGCCTAA
- a CDS encoding NADH-quinone oxidoreductase subunit L translates to MDVRALTGELALDSVTGLALVTMLLPLISFVVISLFKTKLAKRADLIGVHLQGLSFLGVLWIFFQVWGREAHHARWLWFEVGTGDWLYRFTAGVLADDESVLLAGVVTLVSFLVHLFSVNYMKDDTHYARYFSLLGLFTFSMLGIVYSDNLLLLFIFWELVGFSSYLLIGFWFQRSSAARASRKAFLTNRVGDAGFLLGLSVIFAYFGTFDLQALVAMAKSAFLSDGTWVLELQNGEAFRRLAVSPFWMTVAGLGLFCGTIGKSAQFPLQVWLPDAMKGPTPVSALIHAATMVAAGVYLLVRIFPLLSVDVLDVIAIIGGITAFMSAFAALSQNDIKKVLAFSTSSQLGFMVMGMGVGAYDAAYFHLVTHAFFKAGLFLSAGAIIRALHQVEVRLKSEGHILHFDANDMRYMGGLRKKMPFVFAAYVVTSASLMGIPFFSGFLSKDAILTETLAWAAFRSQSGGPVFFLIPVLGFVSAMLTSVYMGRQILLIFFGDFRLERHHPEVQGVLRKVQGPHWKKKVPLFVLSLLSIGFLFSLNPFVASKGWLSGHFSVPGAAFPFGGPKWLEEGAILENLIRRFHMVTTVGSVLLVSLGLALAYYAFRPGGKYSANYYNMKDPSKGWRKMSLLNWRLDDLYKKAVLEPGLRFADLCYKFDKAVIDGVVRSTAPATLFTSKVSAGLDRAIDKVVDGFGVGNVIIAHVLAFFDRMFVDGFIDGLAKLTVFTGRFMKKRQGKNIQSYLIVALALCLALLAILLF, encoded by the coding sequence ATGGACGTAAGAGCGTTGACGGGAGAGTTGGCTTTGGATTCGGTAACGGGTCTGGCTTTGGTGACCATGTTGTTGCCGTTGATTTCCTTTGTCGTGATTTCGTTGTTTAAGACAAAACTGGCGAAACGCGCCGACTTGATCGGGGTTCATTTGCAAGGCCTTTCGTTTTTGGGAGTGCTTTGGATCTTTTTTCAGGTTTGGGGACGCGAGGCTCATCATGCTCGTTGGCTTTGGTTCGAAGTGGGAACGGGGGATTGGCTGTATCGCTTTACGGCCGGCGTCTTGGCCGACGACGAATCCGTTCTCCTTGCGGGAGTCGTGACCTTGGTTTCTTTTCTGGTTCACTTGTTTTCGGTGAACTATATGAAAGACGACACACATTACGCCCGGTATTTCTCGCTTTTGGGGCTTTTTACTTTCTCCATGCTGGGGATTGTTTATTCCGATAACCTGTTGTTGCTGTTTATATTCTGGGAGCTTGTTGGTTTTTCAAGCTATTTGCTTATCGGCTTTTGGTTTCAGCGGAGTTCCGCGGCCCGGGCCTCTCGCAAGGCCTTCCTTACCAACAGGGTGGGCGACGCCGGTTTTCTGCTGGGGCTTTCCGTTATTTTCGCATATTTCGGCACCTTTGATTTACAGGCGCTTGTGGCTATGGCCAAGTCCGCGTTTTTGTCGGACGGCACATGGGTGCTCGAACTTCAAAACGGCGAAGCGTTTAGGCGTTTGGCCGTTTCCCCGTTTTGGATGACAGTTGCCGGATTGGGGCTCTTTTGCGGAACAATCGGCAAGTCGGCCCAATTTCCGCTTCAGGTTTGGTTGCCCGACGCCATGAAAGGCCCGACTCCCGTGTCGGCGCTTATCCACGCCGCGACTATGGTTGCCGCCGGAGTTTATTTGTTAGTGAGAATATTTCCGCTACTAAGTGTTGACGTACTCGACGTTATTGCCATTATCGGTGGGATTACGGCGTTTATGAGTGCCTTTGCGGCGCTTTCGCAAAACGATATTAAGAAAGTGTTGGCCTTCTCTACCAGCTCACAGTTGGGCTTTATGGTAATGGGAATGGGAGTTGGGGCGTATGACGCCGCGTATTTCCATTTAGTAACGCACGCTTTCTTTAAGGCGGGCCTTTTCCTGTCTGCGGGAGCCATAATCCGCGCTTTGCACCAAGTGGAGGTTCGGTTGAAATCGGAAGGACATATTTTGCATTTTGATGCGAACGATATGCGGTATATGGGCGGTTTGAGGAAAAAAATGCCTTTTGTTTTTGCCGCTTATGTAGTCACCTCCGCCTCGCTGATGGGTATTCCGTTCTTCTCCGGCTTTTTGTCTAAAGACGCCATTCTGACGGAAACGTTGGCTTGGGCCGCGTTTCGTTCACAGTCCGGTGGGCCGGTATTCTTTCTTATTCCCGTCTTGGGCTTCGTTTCCGCCATGCTTACCAGCGTGTACATGGGACGCCAGATTTTGTTGATTTTCTTCGGCGATTTTCGTTTGGAACGTCACCATCCCGAAGTTCAGGGTGTTTTGAGAAAAGTACAGGGGCCGCACTGGAAAAAGAAAGTGCCGTTGTTTGTCCTTTCCTTGTTATCTATAGGCTTTCTGTTTTCCCTAAACCCGTTTGTCGCCAGTAAAGGTTGGTTATCGGGACATTTTAGTGTGCCTGGCGCCGCATTTCCATTCGGTGGTCCGAAGTGGTTGGAAGAGGGGGCGATTCTGGAAAACCTGATAAGGCGGTTCCATATGGTTACCACCGTCGGATCCGTTTTGTTGGTGTCGTTGGGCTTGGCTTTGGCGTATTATGCGTTTAGGCCGGGCGGAAAGTATAGCGCCAACTATTATAATATGAAAGATCCGTCAAAAGGCTGGCGGAAGATGTCGTTGCTTAACTGGCGTTTGGATGATCTTTACAAAAAAGCAGTACTGGAACCCGGGTTGCGTTTTGCCGATTTGTGCTATAAGTTTGATAAGGCTGTGATTGACGGAGTGGTCAGAAGTACTGCGCCTGCCACTTTGTTTACATCCAAGGTCTCGGCCGGATTAGATCGGGCAATTGACAAAGTTGTCGATGGTTTCGGTGTAGGCAACGTTATCATCGCCCATGTCTTGGCTTTCTTTGACCGTATGTTTGTAGACGGCTTTATAGATGGCTTAGCCAAGCTGACGGTATTTACGGGCAGGTTTATGAAAAAAAGACAGGGAAAAAATATCCAGAGTTATCTAATAGTCGCTTTGGCGTTATGCTTGGCCCTGTTGGCCATATTACTTTTTTGA